In Brevibacillus brevis, a genomic segment contains:
- a CDS encoding HesB/YadR/YfhF family protein: protein MDLTVTTAAVDWFRQEWGCEAGDSIRFFVRYGGVSTVQDSFSMGIAKEQPNEVGISTEVNGITFYMEKDELWYMNGKGLTVDYLPATDEVDFRLT, encoded by the coding sequence ATGGATTTGACAGTGACGACTGCAGCGGTTGACTGGTTTCGTCAGGAATGGGGGTGCGAAGCCGGAGACAGCATTCGCTTCTTTGTTCGATACGGCGGAGTGAGCACCGTTCAGGACTCGTTTTCGATGGGGATCGCCAAGGAACAGCCGAACGAAGTGGGCATTTCCACAGAGGTGAACGGCATCACGTTTTACATGGAAAAGGATGAGCTGTGGTACATGAACGGAAAAGGGCTGACGGTCGACTATTTGCCGGCGACGGACGAAGTAGACTTTCGGCTGACGTAA